In Luteitalea sp. TBR-22, one genomic interval encodes:
- a CDS encoding PadR family transcriptional regulator, which translates to MSRPPDMLQGMLDLLILRVLQLESMHGWAIGHRIRQLSDEVLQVQQGSLYPALHKLEEQGWITSTWGESENRRRAKYYALTRAGRRRVAEETAQWERLSAAIALVVRTT; encoded by the coding sequence ATGAGTCGTCCGCCCGACATGCTGCAGGGCATGCTCGATCTGCTCATCCTTCGCGTGTTGCAGCTCGAGTCGATGCACGGCTGGGCCATCGGCCACCGCATCCGCCAGTTGTCCGACGAGGTGTTGCAGGTCCAGCAGGGCTCCTTGTACCCGGCGCTCCACAAGCTCGAGGAACAGGGCTGGATCACGTCGACCTGGGGCGAGAGCGAGAACCGTCGCCGCGCCAAGTACTACGCCCTGACGCGAGCCGGTCGTCGCCGCGTCGCCGAGGAGACCGCCCAATGGGAGCGTCTGTCGGCCGCGATCGCCCTGGTCGTCCGCACCACCTAG